The following are encoded together in the Mycteria americana isolate JAX WOST 10 ecotype Jacksonville Zoo and Gardens chromosome 2, USCA_MyAme_1.0, whole genome shotgun sequence genome:
- the ABITRAM gene encoding protein Abitram, with protein sequence MAAAARGGAERYFTRWYKADVKGRPCEDFCVLQHSNRICVITLAEAHPLLQSGKTIKSINYQISANCSRLQNKVSGKSKRGAQFLTELAPLCRISSSDGEEYTIYSCIRGRLIEVNENILSNPAILQEKPSTEGYIAVVLPKFEESKSITQGLLTQKEYEEVLVKRLNSSS encoded by the exons atggcggcggcggcgcggggcggcgcggagcggtaCTTTACGCGCTGGTACAAGGCAG ACGTGAAGGGGCGGCCGTGCGAGGACTTCTGCGTGCTGCAGCACTCCAACAG aatcTGTGTCATCACCTTGGCAGAAGCCCATCCTCTTCTTCAAAgtggaaaaacaattaaaagcatTAATTACCAAATCAGTGCCAACTGTAGCAGACTCCAGAATAAAGTCTCTGGGAAGTCAAAAAGG ggAGCTCAGTTTTTAACAGAACTTGCCCCTCTGTGCAGGATATCTTCATCAGATGGAGAGGAATACACCATTTATAG TTGTATACGAGGGCGACTGATAGAAGTCAATGAAAACATTCTTAGCAATCCCGCTATTCTGCAAGAAAAG CCATCAACCGAGGGATACATCGCAGTGGTTCTACCCAAATTTGAAGAAAGCAAGAGTATAACTCAAGGACTTCTGACGCAGAAGGAGTACGAGGAAGTTTTGGTGAAACGTCTTAATTCATCTTCATGA